The DNA region ATGATCCTTCGGCCCATGCCGAAATAATCGCTTTAAAAAGCGCGGCTAAGAAACTAAAAAATTACCGTTTAATCGGTTCAAAAATTTATGTCACGATTGAACCGTGCGCTATGTGTGCGGGAGCTTTAGTTTGGGCGCGAGTTTCCGAGATAATATTCGGAGTGTATGATAAGAAAGCGGGCGCCTGCGGCTCTATTTTCAATATTGCAAATAATAAAAAACTGAACCACAGAATAAAAATAAAAGCAGGGGTTTTAAAAAAAGAATGCGGGTCTTTGATTAAGAAATTTTTCCAAAAAAAAAGAAAATAGCCTTAAAAAGGAATGAAATAAGCCCGTAAGGGCGCGACATAATGGGGGCGTAAAGGTCTCGACGGGAATGAACGAGGAACAGGTGGCAGGCCTGAGTTGGTCGAAGGCTCAGAAAAAAATCGACCAAACATAAACGGCAAAAACATAATGCCGGCCGGCGTTTTAGGGAGAAATCTCGGAACGCTGCCATTGGCCGCTTAAACCGGCCACGCTTTACTTTTGACACCTGCTAGGAAGATAAAGCGTCAAGAGCAGGTTAGTTCAGCACATCTTGTCCCGTGTGTGCTGTATGAAACAATAACGGTACTGGCTCTGAAATTATCTTGCTGGAAAGCAGTTTCAGAGCGAGAGTAATTTTCGGCTAAGCCTGTAGGAACCTGGCTGAAACATTTTCGGACGCGGGTTCGATTCCCGCCGCCTCCATTTAACTGCAGTAATTGGTGAGAAATTTTATTCCGAAATACTAAATACTCGCACAAAGTACAAGGAAAATCTCTTAAACAAACTTATGACAAATAATTCAAGGATTCGTTTATTACTATCAGTATTTTCTCTTTGCGTATTTTTGTATAGTTCTTTAACCGCATTGGAAAATAAGTACATTCAAATAACTTCTGACGGTCAGCCTGTTAAAAGTACCAGGATTTATCGTTTTGCATCATCTGATTATTTTTCTATACGCGATATAGCTTCCTTCTATGACGCTACATTAGAATGGTACCCTGTATCCGGCAAAGTCGCAATGGTCAAGGAAGGGAAAAAACTTGAAGTCTTTATAAAAAGCACAAGAGTTCATTTCAATAACAATAAAAAACGTCTTAACCTGCCTGTTGAAATGCGAAATAACGATGTCTTTGTTCCCCTGGAGCTTCTTTTGACCAACTTTTTTTCAGATTTTTCCCAATCCAAAACTTCTTTTGACCGCGAAACGGGAACACTTGCAATACAGAGAAAACCTACGATTATCATAAAAAAATATTTTGTTAAAAATAACTCAACTTACATTTATTTTGATATGAAGGATCGCCTGGATTATTTATGGACAAAAGATAATGCAAGTTTTGAGCTTTATTTCCCTAAAGGCACGGTCAAAGAAGAAAATTTTTCAGTTTATAACGGTATTGTGGATGAAATATCTTTATCAAACGACGAGGGCAGCGCAATTGCAAAGATCTTGGTTTCTACCGATACAAGTAAAATTGAGATGAATGCCTCAAGAAAACAAAACAGCCTTGAAGTTGTTTTGACATCCTCATATATAAAGCCCAGCGAAACATCTGAAACTGTTCAGGATTTTGACTCTCTTGAAGAAAACGAAACAGCAGCGCTTGTATCAGCCTTGCCTCCTTCCTCAAAAAAATATTCCGGTTCTAAAATATTAATTATAATAGACCCGGGGCACGGCGGCGCTGATCCCGGAGCTGTAGGACCCGACGGCATTTGTGAAAAAGACGTAACTCTTTCAATAGCTAAAAAACTAAAAGCACTGCTTGATAAAGACGGTTCTTATGAAACTATTTTAACCCGAACCGATGACGTTTTTATCCCTTTGGTTGAAAGAACAAATCTGGCAAACGAAAAGAAAGCCGACATCTTCGTTTCAGTTCACTGCAACGCAAGCCTAAATAAAGACGCTTCAGGCTTTGAAATATATTTTCTTTCTGAAAACGCTTCGGATTCAGAAGCTCAAGCGACAGCAATGCTTGAAAACTCGGTAGTTA from Elusimicrobiota bacterium includes:
- the tadA gene encoding tRNA adenosine(34) deaminase TadA — protein: MKFKKKSDSDTFFLKEAVKEAKLSEKKGEVPIGAVIVLDNKIIGRGYNQSITLNDPSAHAEIIALKSAAKKLKNYRLIGSKIYVTIEPCAMCAGALVWARVSEIIFGVYDKKAGACGSIFNIANNKKLNHRIKIKAGVLKKECGSLIKKFFQKKRK
- a CDS encoding N-acetylmuramoyl-L-alanine amidase; protein product: MTNNSRIRLLLSVFSLCVFLYSSLTALENKYIQITSDGQPVKSTRIYRFASSDYFSIRDIASFYDATLEWYPVSGKVAMVKEGKKLEVFIKSTRVHFNNNKKRLNLPVEMRNNDVFVPLELLLTNFFSDFSQSKTSFDRETGTLAIQRKPTIIIKKYFVKNNSTYIYFDMKDRLDYLWTKDNASFELYFPKGTVKEENFSVYNGIVDEISLSNDEGSAIAKILVSTDTSKIEMNASRKQNSLEVVLTSSYIKPSETSETVQDFDSLEENETAALVSALPPSSKKYSGSKILIIIDPGHGGADPGAVGPDGICEKDVTLSIAKKLKALLDKDGSYETILTRTDDVFIPLVERTNLANEKKADIFVSVHCNASLNKDASGFEIYFLSENASDSEAQATAMLENSVVKLEGKPSEKQMKLQELLWSMAVNEFINESSELSSFIAEEVTDNEKTENRGVKQAGFFVLRGAGMPAILVEAAFISNKKEESKLNKQRFQNEIANVIYDGIKRYEARKCLIEQKESGA